From the Senegalimassilia faecalis genome, one window contains:
- a CDS encoding low molecular weight protein-tyrosine-phosphatase, with product MYRILFICHGNICRSTMAQFVMQDLVNKAGLADVLFVDSAATTNDEIGHLPHHGTVDKLKQVGVPVLPHRARKVRADEYDEWDLFVYMDDENERHLSRIFGSDPETKCVRLLAFAPGAGLVGEDGKVSPDAQDARVVAQAGANAADVADPWFTGNFDETYRDVLAGCKGLLTWCQAQ from the coding sequence ATGTACCGCATCCTTTTCATTTGCCACGGCAATATCTGCAGGTCGACCATGGCCCAGTTCGTGATGCAGGACCTGGTGAACAAGGCGGGGCTGGCCGACGTCCTGTTCGTCGATTCCGCCGCCACTACCAATGACGAGATCGGGCATCTGCCGCATCACGGCACGGTCGACAAGCTCAAGCAGGTGGGTGTGCCGGTGCTGCCGCATCGCGCCCGCAAGGTCCGCGCCGACGAGTACGACGAGTGGGACCTGTTCGTGTACATGGATGACGAGAACGAGCGTCACCTGAGCCGCATCTTCGGAAGCGACCCTGAAACGAAGTGCGTGCGCCTGCTCGCGTTCGCTCCCGGCGCGGGGTTGGTGGGCGAGGACGGGAAGGTCTCGCCCGATGCGCAGGATGCCCGCGTTGTCGCGCAAGCCGGCGCAAATGCCGCCGACGTGGCCGATCCCTGGTTCACCGGCAACTTCGACGAAACCTACCGCGACGTGTTGGCCGGTTGCAAAGGCCTGCTGACCTGGTGTCAGGCGCAATAA
- a CDS encoding glutamate synthase subunit beta, with protein MGKPGAFLEHGRVAHSLRPVKERTRDFDELYQTVSEEETRVQASRCMACGVAFCQVGEAFGSARPSGCPLHNLIPEWNDLVWRGQWEQAAERLALTSPMPEFTSRVCPALCEAACNLARNDEAETIHDNERAISDWQWEHGGPRRFEPAGEGAPRVAVVGSGPAGLVAAWDLARRGARVCVVERHDRAGGLLMYGIPNMKLDKSVVQRRVDLMAELGIEFRLGVDAADPAVAAALADEFDAVVVAAGACQARGVNAEGFDAGLASGDVVYAVDYLGEQTRALLEGRKPAITAAGKDVVVIGGGDTGNDCMGTAVRQGARTVRQLEYGPCAPEERAVSNAWPEWPNVKKTDYGQEEAAALQGADLREWCADTQKVLLDEAGHVRGLQVRTFDWSAGKPQAVDGSEREIDAQLVLVACGFAGPEHGVFDAFGVPLATQGRALPVMAGSCNSHRALRAEGAAGSATIYAAGDARNGSSLVVNAMADALKCAAEVAGDLGL; from the coding sequence ATGGGAAAGCCCGGAGCATTTTTGGAGCACGGCCGTGTGGCCCACAGCCTGCGCCCGGTTAAAGAGCGCACGCGCGATTTCGACGAGCTGTATCAGACGGTTTCCGAGGAGGAGACGCGCGTGCAGGCAAGCCGCTGCATGGCGTGCGGCGTGGCGTTTTGCCAGGTAGGCGAGGCGTTTGGGTCGGCGCGCCCTTCGGGGTGCCCGCTGCACAACCTTATTCCCGAGTGGAACGACCTCGTGTGGCGCGGGCAGTGGGAGCAGGCGGCGGAGCGTTTGGCGTTGACCAGCCCCATGCCCGAGTTCACCAGCCGCGTGTGCCCGGCGCTGTGCGAGGCGGCGTGCAACCTGGCGCGCAACGACGAGGCTGAGACGATTCACGACAACGAGCGCGCCATCTCCGATTGGCAGTGGGAACACGGCGGGCCGCGTCGCTTCGAGCCGGCGGGTGAGGGCGCGCCGCGCGTAGCCGTGGTGGGGTCGGGACCGGCAGGCCTGGTGGCCGCGTGGGACCTGGCGCGTCGCGGGGCGCGCGTGTGCGTGGTCGAACGGCATGACCGCGCGGGCGGCCTGCTGATGTACGGCATCCCGAACATGAAGCTGGACAAGTCCGTGGTGCAGCGTCGCGTGGATTTGATGGCTGAGTTGGGAATCGAGTTCCGTTTGGGCGTGGATGCGGCCGACCCCGCCGTGGCGGCGGCGCTGGCCGACGAGTTCGATGCCGTGGTGGTTGCCGCGGGCGCGTGCCAGGCGCGCGGCGTGAACGCGGAGGGCTTCGATGCTGGCTTGGCATCGGGCGACGTGGTGTACGCGGTGGACTACCTGGGCGAGCAGACGCGGGCGCTGCTGGAAGGCCGCAAGCCGGCCATCACGGCGGCGGGCAAAGACGTCGTGGTCATCGGCGGCGGCGACACGGGCAACGACTGCATGGGCACGGCGGTGCGCCAAGGCGCCCGCACGGTTCGCCAGCTGGAGTATGGCCCGTGCGCGCCCGAGGAGCGCGCGGTGTCGAACGCGTGGCCCGAATGGCCCAACGTGAAGAAGACGGATTACGGCCAGGAGGAAGCTGCGGCGCTGCAAGGCGCTGACCTGCGCGAATGGTGCGCCGACACGCAGAAGGTGCTGCTGGACGAGGCGGGGCACGTGCGTGGGTTGCAGGTGCGCACGTTCGACTGGTCGGCCGGCAAGCCCCAGGCAGTGGATGGTTCCGAGCGCGAGATCGACGCGCAGCTGGTGCTGGTAGCCTGCGGTTTTGCGGGCCCGGAGCACGGCGTGTTCGACGCGTTCGGGGTGCCGTTGGCCACGCAAGGCCGAGCCCTGCCGGTGATGGCCGGCAGCTGCAATTCGCACCGAGCCCTGCGAGCAGAAGGCGCGGCGGGAAGCGCGACAATCTACGCCGCCGGCGACGCCCGCAACGGCTCGAGCCTAGTAGTAAACGCCATGGCCGACGCCTTGAAGTGCGCCGCCGAAGTAGCTGGGGACTTGGGGTTGTAG
- a CDS encoding type II toxin-antitoxin system Phd/YefM family antitoxin, with translation MPVCVPVRDMKNTADFVGMVERESDVTVTKNGYSVIHCLSEAEYQLLQEERAKARLLSRMMLAEEEIANGNSLDFDEFSASIRREYGL, from the coding sequence ATGCCTGTATGCGTTCCGGTTCGCGATATGAAGAATACTGCCGATTTTGTTGGCATGGTTGAGCGTGAAAGCGATGTGACCGTGACTAAGAATGGTTACAGCGTCATTCATTGCTTGAGCGAAGCTGAATATCAGCTGCTGCAGGAAGAACGCGCGAAAGCGCGGTTGCTTTCTCGCATGATGCTTGCGGAAGAGGAAATCGCGAATGGGAATTCGCTTGATTTCGATGAATTCTCTGCTTCCATTAGGCGCGAATATGGCCTATAA
- a CDS encoding DUF1648 domain-containing protein has product MSNSEVQAIMLILVAFIPLVGLTMALTPRLQPRGEVFSVSVPTSAWDDPRIRRLMNRYVAIVIAATALFTVAALALCLMGNAEASLAVVVVASLALMVIGYGLILRYRAKVQGLKRACGWVAQSQQHVATIGEGVEQAPRPISLAWNWLYVPLVALTVAVVAAGYGSMPDAIPMHVDVSGNVTDMVPKSPMVAAFPVALEVFLAAVFAFCHWTVLRSKKGLEPGRPASSSWAYGMFAYAQTTFLLVMGLAFTAACGLGMALAMIGIVSMGAAVAVIVGVALLCVVGDLIVGVKYGQSGSRVFRMEASDTLLSDDDRFWKLGMLYCNPDDASLFLPQRSGIGWTVNWGRPAAWAMVAAFVLIVAAFIAICVVMVR; this is encoded by the coding sequence ATGTCGAATAGCGAAGTACAAGCGATCATGCTGATTCTGGTGGCGTTCATTCCGCTTGTGGGGCTGACCATGGCGCTGACGCCGCGCTTGCAGCCGCGCGGCGAGGTGTTCTCCGTGTCCGTGCCCACCTCGGCGTGGGACGACCCGCGCATTCGGCGCCTTATGAACCGCTACGTTGCCATCGTGATAGCCGCAACGGCGCTGTTCACTGTTGCTGCGCTAGCGTTGTGTCTGATGGGGAATGCGGAAGCGTCCCTGGCGGTAGTGGTTGTCGCCTCGCTTGCCCTGATGGTGATCGGTTACGGGCTCATCCTGCGCTACCGCGCGAAGGTCCAGGGCCTCAAGCGCGCTTGCGGCTGGGTTGCGCAGTCTCAGCAGCATGTTGCGACCATTGGCGAAGGGGTCGAACAGGCGCCGCGCCCGATTTCGCTTGCGTGGAACTGGCTGTATGTGCCGCTTGTGGCGCTGACGGTAGCGGTTGTTGCTGCGGGCTACGGCTCCATGCCCGATGCAATTCCCATGCACGTGGACGTTTCGGGCAACGTCACCGATATGGTTCCGAAAAGCCCGATGGTTGCGGCGTTCCCGGTTGCGCTGGAGGTGTTTTTGGCTGCCGTATTCGCGTTCTGCCATTGGACGGTGCTGCGATCGAAGAAGGGCCTGGAGCCGGGCCGCCCGGCAAGCTCCTCGTGGGCGTACGGGATGTTCGCGTATGCGCAAACGACGTTTCTGCTGGTCATGGGCTTAGCATTCACGGCTGCCTGCGGTTTGGGCATGGCGCTTGCCATGATCGGCATCGTCTCCATGGGCGCGGCGGTGGCGGTCATCGTCGGCGTGGCGCTGCTTTGCGTCGTCGGCGACCTTATCGTAGGGGTCAAGTATGGGCAGTCGGGGTCGCGCGTGTTTCGCATGGAGGCGTCGGACACGCTGCTTTCTGACGACGACCGCTTCTGGAAGCTGGGCATGCTGTATTGCAACCCCGACGACGCCAGCCTGTTTTTGCCGCAGCGCTCGGGCATCGGCTGGACGGTGAACTGGGGCCGGCCGGCGGCGTGGGCCATGGTGGCAGCGTTTGTTCTGATCGTGGCGGCGTTCATTGCGATTTGCGTGGTGATGGTCAGGTAA
- a CDS encoding ABC transporter ATP-binding protein, translating to MIFDKLKETYALSDQGIRGAKWGTFWTCVTNLVTMGGMAVLFLAMDAFVKHLTQGAELPGIAPFAIGLVAFFALLFLSNWQQYNYTYNVFYEESGRQRIELAERLRKLPLAFFGRRDLADLTETILGDVRVMEHAYSHVLGELFGAVLSTAIVFVCCLAFNWQLALAAFWSVPVAFAILFATRKPMEPVIRRTRDAAVTVSEGVQETLDCVREIRATNQETHYLSRLNAKIDAAERTTTGAELANGLLVNSSFVVLRLGIATTLICGASLVAAGQVDFMVMFAFLLVVSRIYAPFDQCLMLMAELFSAKNSARRMQEIMHEPLAADSTEFSPANHDVTFSHVAFSYGAGTDGRAGDAVLTDVSFTAKEGQVTALVGPSGSGKSTCARLAARFWDATAGTVSVGGVDVSNVDPETLLKDYAVVFQDVLLFDDTVMGNIRLGRRGATDAEVLAAARAANCDEFAHRLPQGYDTPIGENGSKLSGGERQRISIARALLKDAPIVLLDEATASLDVENETQVQQALSRLLAGKTVIVIAHRMRTVENADHIVVLRDGVVAEQGSPAELKAADGLFAHMVQLQKESDAWQLA from the coding sequence ATGATATTCGACAAGCTGAAGGAAACGTACGCGCTCAGCGACCAGGGCATACGCGGCGCGAAATGGGGAACGTTTTGGACATGCGTCACAAATCTGGTGACCATGGGCGGCATGGCGGTGCTGTTCCTTGCTATGGACGCGTTCGTGAAGCACCTGACGCAAGGCGCCGAGCTGCCAGGCATCGCGCCGTTCGCCATTGGGCTGGTGGCGTTCTTCGCGCTACTGTTCCTCTCGAACTGGCAGCAATACAACTACACGTACAACGTGTTCTACGAGGAAAGCGGCCGACAGCGCATTGAGCTGGCCGAACGTCTGCGAAAGTTGCCACTGGCATTTTTCGGCCGTCGCGATCTGGCCGACCTGACGGAGACCATCTTAGGCGACGTGCGCGTGATGGAGCACGCCTACAGCCACGTGCTCGGCGAGCTGTTCGGCGCCGTGCTGTCCACCGCCATCGTGTTCGTCTGCTGCCTGGCATTCAACTGGCAACTGGCCCTGGCGGCGTTTTGGAGCGTGCCGGTGGCGTTCGCCATCCTATTCGCCACGCGCAAGCCCATGGAGCCGGTCATCCGCCGCACGCGCGATGCGGCCGTCACGGTCAGCGAAGGCGTGCAGGAAACGTTGGATTGCGTGCGAGAGATTCGCGCCACAAACCAGGAAACACACTACCTGAGCAGGCTGAACGCGAAAATCGACGCCGCAGAGCGCACCACCACGGGCGCCGAACTGGCAAACGGCTTGCTGGTGAACAGCTCGTTTGTGGTGCTGCGCCTAGGCATTGCCACCACGCTTATCTGCGGCGCCAGCCTGGTTGCCGCCGGACAGGTCGACTTCATGGTGATGTTTGCGTTTCTGCTGGTGGTATCGCGCATCTACGCGCCGTTCGACCAGTGTCTCATGCTGATGGCCGAACTGTTTTCGGCAAAGAATTCCGCGCGGCGCATGCAGGAGATCATGCACGAGCCGTTGGCAGCCGACTCCACCGAATTTTCGCCCGCGAACCACGACGTGACGTTTAGCCACGTGGCGTTTTCGTACGGAGCCGGCACCGACGGCCGCGCCGGCGACGCCGTACTGACCGACGTGAGCTTTACAGCGAAGGAAGGCCAGGTCACCGCATTGGTCGGACCCAGCGGCAGCGGCAAATCCACGTGTGCACGCCTAGCTGCGCGCTTCTGGGACGCAACGGCGGGAACCGTGAGCGTTGGCGGGGTGGACGTTTCCAACGTGGACCCCGAAACGCTGTTGAAAGATTACGCGGTGGTGTTCCAGGACGTGCTGCTGTTCGACGACACCGTGATGGGCAACATCCGCTTGGGCCGGCGCGGTGCCACCGACGCCGAGGTGCTTGCCGCCGCACGTGCCGCGAACTGCGATGAGTTCGCGCACCGCCTGCCGCAGGGCTATGACACGCCCATCGGCGAAAACGGCAGCAAGCTATCCGGCGGCGAGCGCCAGCGCATTTCCATTGCCCGCGCGCTGCTGAAAGATGCGCCCATCGTGCTTCTGGACGAGGCCACCGCAAGCCTTGACGTGGAGAACGAGACGCAGGTGCAGCAGGCGCTTTCACGCTTGCTAGCAGGGAAAACGGTCATCGTGATCGCGCATCGCATGCGCACCGTGGAAAACGCCGACCACATCGTGGTGCTGCGCGACGGCGTGGTGGCCGAGCAGGGATCGCCCGCCGAGCTGAAAGCAGCCGACGGCCTGTTCGCCCACATGGTGCAACTGCAAAAGGAAAGCGACGCCTGGCAGCTGGCATAG
- a CDS encoding ABC transporter ATP-binding protein, translated as MDSDEKKSKKPGSAKEQKQRSGLARLLDFAGKRKAFTYLGCALSGISQLLSFGPFVCIWFVARDLIEVAPNWQNATNIATYGWAAVALAAASIIVYFCALMCTHLAAFRTATNMRKATTEHLMRLPLGFFDTHATGELRRIIDGCAAQTETLLAHMLPDCAGSVVMVVGMLVMLFAFDWRLGVSCLVAVVISIACLMSMMSGKGMEFMKQYMGALTSMNKTGTEYVRGIPVVKVFQQTVYSFKAFHDSITEYAAMAQNYAVNFCRPPQVTQLTVLNGLVIFLVPTAILLAPGEGDFARFLTNFAFYAIFSAIIPTAMTKLMFMSEAAQMAGDAMSEVGKLLDTPALPVPATPRRTNGTDIAFDNVSFTYEGAAAPALDGVTFAAPAASTVALVGPSGSGKSTAASLVPRFWDVSAGSVRIGGTDVRDMDPADLMGQVAFVFQTNQLFAQSLADNVRAARPDATDDEVLAALSAAQCDDIVAKLPQGINTQLGTGGAYLSGGEVQRVALARAILKDAPIVVLDEATAFADPENEALIQRALAHLAAGRTVLMIAHRLSTVVGADNIVVLDGGHVAEQGTHAQLVAAGGLYARMWGDYEQAVSWKIASDATKTGSAAPGAAAAKGGDAR; from the coding sequence ATGGATTCCGACGAAAAGAAATCCAAGAAGCCCGGCAGTGCAAAGGAGCAGAAGCAGCGCAGCGGTCTGGCGCGCCTGCTCGACTTCGCGGGCAAGCGCAAAGCGTTCACCTACCTGGGTTGCGCGCTTTCAGGCATATCGCAGCTGCTGAGCTTCGGGCCGTTCGTGTGCATCTGGTTCGTGGCGCGCGACCTCATCGAAGTGGCGCCGAACTGGCAAAACGCCACCAACATCGCCACATACGGCTGGGCCGCCGTCGCCCTCGCCGCCGCGTCCATCATCGTGTACTTCTGCGCGCTGATGTGCACGCATCTGGCGGCGTTCCGCACGGCCACGAACATGCGCAAGGCAACCACCGAGCACCTTATGCGCCTGCCGCTTGGGTTCTTCGACACGCACGCCACCGGCGAGCTGCGCCGCATCATCGACGGTTGCGCCGCGCAAACCGAAACGCTGCTTGCGCACATGCTGCCCGACTGCGCCGGGTCGGTGGTCATGGTGGTTGGCATGCTGGTGATGCTGTTCGCCTTCGACTGGCGCCTGGGCGTATCGTGCCTGGTGGCAGTGGTGATTTCCATCGCATGCCTTATGTCCATGATGTCCGGCAAAGGCATGGAATTCATGAAGCAGTACATGGGCGCGCTCACGAGCATGAACAAAACCGGCACGGAATATGTGCGCGGCATCCCCGTGGTGAAGGTGTTCCAGCAAACGGTGTACAGCTTCAAGGCGTTCCACGATTCCATCACCGAATATGCCGCCATGGCGCAAAACTACGCCGTGAACTTCTGCCGACCTCCGCAAGTAACGCAGCTTACGGTGCTCAACGGCCTCGTGATTTTCCTGGTGCCAACCGCCATTCTGCTGGCTCCGGGCGAAGGCGATTTCGCACGCTTCCTTACAAACTTCGCGTTCTATGCCATCTTCAGCGCCATCATTCCCACGGCCATGACGAAGCTCATGTTCATGAGCGAGGCCGCGCAGATGGCTGGCGATGCCATGAGCGAAGTGGGCAAGCTCCTAGACACGCCTGCGCTGCCCGTGCCCGCAACGCCGCGCCGGACGAACGGCACCGACATCGCCTTCGACAACGTGTCCTTCACCTACGAAGGGGCCGCCGCGCCCGCACTTGACGGCGTGACGTTTGCGGCGCCCGCCGCCTCAACGGTGGCGCTGGTGGGGCCAAGCGGATCGGGCAAGTCCACTGCCGCAAGCTTGGTGCCGCGTTTCTGGGACGTTTCCGCAGGTAGCGTACGCATCGGCGGCACGGATGTGCGAGACATGGACCCGGCCGACCTTATGGGGCAGGTGGCGTTCGTGTTCCAGACGAACCAGCTGTTCGCGCAAAGCCTGGCAGACAACGTGCGCGCCGCGCGGCCCGATGCCACGGATGACGAAGTGCTTGCCGCCCTTTCGGCCGCACAATGCGACGACATCGTGGCAAAGCTGCCGCAGGGCATCAACACGCAGCTTGGCACCGGAGGCGCATACCTGTCGGGCGGCGAGGTGCAGCGTGTTGCCCTGGCGCGCGCCATCCTGAAAGACGCGCCCATCGTGGTGCTTGACGAAGCCACCGCCTTCGCCGACCCCGAAAACGAGGCGCTCATTCAGCGCGCGCTTGCGCACCTAGCCGCCGGACGCACCGTGCTGATGATCGCGCATCGCCTGTCCACCGTGGTTGGCGCCGACAACATCGTGGTGCTTGACGGCGGGCACGTGGCAGAACAAGGCACGCACGCGCAGCTTGTTGCCGCCGGCGGGCTGTACGCCCGCATGTGGGGCGACTACGAGCAGGCCGTTTCTTGGAAGATCGCAAGCGATGCGACGAAGACGGGCAGCGCGGCTCCGGGCGCAGCGGCCGCGAAAGGAGGTGACGCGCGATGA
- a CDS encoding GntR family transcriptional regulator: MFIRIDQALPDPLYRQIRDEIVRGIAQGELAPGDALPSVRNLASDLGINLHTVNKAYALLRDEGFVLMRGCQGAYVAQPRELAGTGNAENSPFAREVRRLALAFKAAGGGRKAFEQLVKSQLDDVF, encoded by the coding sequence ATGTTCATACGTATAGACCAGGCGTTGCCCGATCCGCTGTACCGGCAAATCCGCGACGAGATCGTTCGCGGCATCGCGCAGGGCGAGCTTGCGCCGGGCGATGCGCTGCCCAGCGTTCGCAACTTGGCCAGCGACCTGGGCATTAACCTGCATACCGTGAACAAAGCGTACGCGTTGCTGCGCGACGAGGGGTTCGTGCTCATGCGCGGCTGCCAGGGCGCTTACGTAGCGCAGCCGCGGGAACTGGCGGGCACGGGCAATGCCGAGAACAGTCCGTTCGCTCGCGAGGTTCGCCGCCTGGCGTTGGCGTTCAAGGCTGCCGGCGGTGGCAGGAAAGCGTTCGAGCAGCTGGTGAAATCCCAGCTTGATGACGTGTTTTAG
- a CDS encoding helix-turn-helix domain-containing protein has protein sequence MTVGQRANAAHATGNDLPVDLRLRSFFEPQVEQLGMQAHERNGGVFAGGANNVGEGSLWALQLSESCLVVAHEVVLTSEFSLEEESPSSLCVASISQAGVPLCPVTPPPQLRREENIAVFDQGGRSVNRLRPRDSFNSVAACVLPGYFDGMRVRYGSAVARRAHGLMSVPGGVRLGGSEPYVRAALRSVGSVRSGSVQTRRMLAEKVEGAIALLAVEDYEAARAFDLQGCVDAARLTAQVRCLVEADPAHAPTVDQLAELLGVSRARLCATFKQETGEAVGAFATRKRMELACRLLDDPRLSVAQVAAATGYQHQSSFAEAFRRTTGKTPRQWRCGDNVRVVCESSQKDRAFVPQPSS, from the coding sequence ATGACGGTGGGGCAGCGTGCGAACGCAGCGCATGCAACTGGTAACGATTTACCGGTTGACCTGCGCCTGCGCAGCTTTTTCGAGCCGCAGGTCGAGCAGCTGGGCATGCAGGCGCACGAGCGCAATGGCGGTGTGTTCGCCGGCGGCGCGAACAATGTGGGGGAGGGAAGCTTGTGGGCGCTGCAGCTGAGCGAGTCGTGCTTGGTGGTTGCGCATGAAGTGGTGCTTACCAGCGAGTTTTCGCTTGAGGAAGAGTCGCCAAGCAGCTTGTGCGTGGCGTCCATTTCGCAAGCCGGCGTGCCGTTGTGCCCTGTTACCCCGCCTCCGCAGCTGCGTCGTGAAGAGAACATCGCCGTGTTCGACCAAGGGGGTCGCAGCGTGAACCGCTTGCGCCCGCGCGATTCGTTCAATTCCGTGGCGGCGTGTGTGCTGCCGGGGTATTTCGACGGGATGCGCGTGCGTTACGGCAGTGCCGTGGCGCGCCGCGCTCATGGGTTGATGTCGGTGCCGGGCGGCGTTCGTCTTGGCGGCAGCGAGCCGTACGTGCGCGCCGCGCTGCGCAGCGTAGGGAGCGTGCGCAGCGGGTCGGTGCAAACGCGCCGGATGCTGGCGGAAAAGGTCGAGGGTGCCATCGCGTTGCTAGCGGTAGAGGATTACGAGGCGGCACGGGCGTTTGACCTGCAGGGATGCGTTGATGCGGCGCGTTTGACGGCGCAGGTCCGCTGCTTGGTGGAAGCTGATCCCGCGCATGCGCCCACGGTCGACCAGCTGGCAGAGTTGCTGGGCGTCAGCCGTGCGCGCCTGTGCGCCACGTTCAAGCAGGAGACGGGCGAGGCCGTGGGCGCGTTCGCAACGCGTAAGCGCATGGAGCTGGCATGCCGCTTGCTTGACGACCCACGTTTGAGCGTCGCGCAAGTGGCCGCGGCGACGGGCTACCAACACCAAAGCAGCTTCGCCGAAGCCTTCCGCCGCACAACCGGCAAAACCCCACGTCAATGGCGATGCGGGGATAACGTACGAGTCGTCTGCGAATCGAGTCAAAAGGATAGAGCCTTTGTCCCGCAGCCTTCATCATAG
- a CDS encoding type II toxin-antitoxin system RelE/ParE family toxin → MAYKRRILEEAAREYRDIVSYLATVLCSPDAARGFMDEFEYQLDLACEMPELYGLSHLKELAVLGYHPMRVKNYVALYKIVGDVVVIAHVFHRSQDYAKLI, encoded by the coding sequence ATGGCCTATAAGCGCCGGATTCTTGAAGAGGCGGCACGGGAATATCGAGACATTGTTTCGTATTTGGCGACAGTGCTGTGCAGCCCCGATGCTGCTCGTGGGTTCATGGACGAATTCGAATATCAACTGGATCTTGCGTGCGAGATGCCTGAGTTATACGGCCTATCTCATCTGAAAGAACTTGCGGTATTGGGGTATCACCCCATGCGTGTTAAGAATTACGTGGCGCTTTACAAAATAGTGGGCGATGTAGTGGTGATTGCCCATGTATTTCATCGGTCTCAGGATTATGCGAAGTTAATTTAA
- a CDS encoding pyridoxamine 5'-phosphate oxidase family protein: protein MDSQNIPAIYPDTAGQAPTPQPQQPAATQAAPAVAAPQAAPAAPVAHRPMRQAGRQLRSAGQLHDVVEACQTVRIACADEEGLFIVPMSFGYDWADPEEIDADEPRLALWVHSAGAGRKADAFDREPRVAIEMDVQDGVIAGTYACAYSYAYRSIMGTGTIHRIQGTEAKRYGLTRIMQHLAPEASAGFTDQALARTNIYCIDIDHFTGKQRA from the coding sequence ATGGACTCGCAGAACATCCCCGCCATCTATCCCGACACCGCCGGGCAGGCGCCCACGCCGCAACCGCAGCAGCCCGCAGCGACGCAGGCTGCCCCCGCTGTTGCGGCACCGCAAGCCGCGCCCGCCGCACCGGTTGCGCACCGCCCCATGCGCCAGGCGGGCCGTCAGCTGCGCAGCGCCGGGCAGCTGCACGATGTGGTTGAGGCATGCCAGACGGTGCGCATCGCGTGCGCGGACGAGGAAGGCCTGTTCATCGTGCCCATGAGCTTCGGCTACGACTGGGCCGACCCTGAGGAAATCGACGCCGACGAGCCGCGACTGGCACTGTGGGTGCACTCAGCCGGCGCGGGCCGCAAAGCCGATGCGTTCGACCGCGAACCGCGCGTTGCCATCGAGATGGACGTGCAGGACGGCGTGATTGCGGGCACGTACGCGTGCGCCTATTCGTACGCGTATCGTTCCATCATGGGCACGGGCACCATCCACCGCATCCAAGGGACCGAAGCGAAGCGCTACGGGCTCACCCGCATCATGCAGCACCTTGCGCCCGAGGCGTCCGCCGGCTTCACCGACCAGGCGCTCGCCCGCACGAACATCTACTGCATCGACATCGACCACTTCACCGGCAAACAGCGCGCATAG